One genomic window of Nicotiana sylvestris chromosome 10, ASM39365v2, whole genome shotgun sequence includes the following:
- the LOC104232466 gene encoding F-box/FBD/LRR-repeat protein At1g13570-like, producing MPIRDAIRTSVLSKKWRLNYLTIPQLVFDDQFCKELVDSANKKKTQKFFNYQLNETVTNSLMLHPGRIERFKVCIPKFSTVGYPNVNKWMLYLSTKNIKKLTLEYKKNFVRHKLPPYFFSCLDLTYLKLRNFDFSPPPEFKGFLYLEKLVFFGVHLANNCFESFLSSCPLLQKLHVSACSGVRHFNIIGSKLKVLSIKADDKFESISLENAPNLTKVTVALERAVIGLEDNPIANLGKFGDCLAKVKLLRLNGKFLQASTVA from the coding sequence ATGCCTATACGTGATGCTATAAGAACGAGCGTTCTCTCAAAGAAGTGGAGATTAAACTACTTAACCATTCCGCAATTAGTGTTTGATGACCAATTCTGCAAAGAACTTGTTGACTCCGCCAACAAGaagaaaactcagaaatttttcaACTATCAATTGAACGAAACTGTCACCAATTCTCTTATGCTTCATCCTGGCCGAATAGAGAGATTTAAAGTATGCATTCCTAAGTTCAGTACAGTAGGGTATCCTAATGTGAACAAATGGATGCTGTATTTATCTACAAAGAATATCAAGAAATTAACCTTAGAATACAAGAAGAATTTTGTACGTCATAAGTTACCTCCTTATTTCTTTTCTTGTCTGGACTTGACGTACTTGAAGCTCCGTAATTTTGATTTTTCGCCTCCACCAGAGTTCAAGGGCTTCTTATACCTTGAAAAATTAGTTTTTTTCGGGGTTCACCTTGCAAACAACTGTTTTGAAAGTTTTCTCTCCAGCTGCCCTCTTCTTCAAAAACTACATGTGAGTGCGTGTTCCGGTGTTCGTCATTTTAATATCATTGGCTCTAAACTCAAGGTATTGAGCATCAAGGCCGATGATAAGTTCGAATCAATCTCCTTAGAAAACGCTCCTAACTTGACTAAAGTTACTGTTGCACTGGAAAGAGCTGTAATCGGACTGGAAGACAATCCTATCGCTAATTTGGGTAAGTTTGGGGATTGCTTGGCTAAAGTCAAACTACTTCGTCTAAATGGAAAGTTTCTGCAGGCTAGTACTGTTGCgtaa